A genomic region of Nostoc sp. UHCC 0702 contains the following coding sequences:
- a CDS encoding M56 family metallopeptidase → MHIIMILTALAVSWTLRCSWNNPQSSWPQSSWSSRWRRSLFLFLFPPLLIFMTAIALLFMGPQGKMGGVYTGWFSYVIALIYLAFFAISCIKLAFQGWQSVKSACECPLVNLEGTQVRLLNTKALFAGQIGFWQPQLVVSQGLLQNLSQNHVESVLAHEQGHYYYRDTFWFFWLGWVRSCTAWLPNTEPLWQELLALRELRADSYAASQVDPLLLAESLLLVVSNSSVLSESAICCAALGVAGVGDRLEQRIEALLAPPSPTPDLNWQSWNGFLLAFLPLLSVIFHT, encoded by the coding sequence ATGCATATAATCATGATTTTGACTGCTTTGGCTGTTTCTTGGACGTTGCGATGCTCTTGGAACAATCCCCAAAGTAGTTGGCCCCAAAGTAGTTGGAGTTCTCGCTGGCGGCGATCGCTGTTTTTATTTCTTTTCCCCCCATTACTGATTTTCATGACTGCGATCGCTCTCCTATTCATGGGGCCACAAGGAAAAATGGGTGGAGTTTATACTGGCTGGTTTAGCTATGTCATCGCATTAATTTATCTTGCTTTTTTTGCCATTTCATGCATTAAGCTTGCTTTCCAAGGTTGGCAGTCTGTGAAATCTGCCTGTGAGTGTCCTTTGGTTAACCTTGAGGGTACACAAGTCCGGTTACTCAACACCAAGGCTTTGTTTGCGGGTCAAATTGGTTTTTGGCAACCGCAACTAGTGGTTAGTCAAGGATTATTGCAAAATCTTTCACAAAATCATGTAGAAAGTGTTTTGGCACATGAGCAAGGACATTACTATTATCGGGATACATTTTGGTTTTTCTGGCTGGGTTGGGTGCGTTCCTGCACCGCTTGGTTGCCAAACACAGAACCTTTGTGGCAAGAACTGTTAGCTTTGCGGGAACTGCGTGCTGATAGTTACGCCGCATCACAAGTAGACCCGTTACTACTTGCAGAATCACTGCTGTTGGTGGTAAGTAATAGTTCAGTATTGTCAGAATCAGCAATTTGCTGTGCTGCATTGGGAGTTGCTGGTGTAGGCGATCGCTTAGAACAAAGAATAGAAGCTTTATTAGCACCACCATCACCAACCCCCGACCTCAATTGGCAGTCTTGGAATGGGTTTTTGTTAGCATTTCTACCGTTGCTAAGTGTGATATTTCATACTTGA
- a CDS encoding ATP-binding protein encodes MSNTPTASGFWTYVAECVRLLYWIYFKPFTFERWLRDIHPELKPRDNPFAKRSEFRTNPRLRRYAEQVSWLTAVVPVLVVLLIAPIYTLTSGESFHWFVSCTFLVGWLIGRFLERGGNKNRQVIIFAAALTMVLVTQFLSGVAFDVAFGVGFGVVVGVAVGMAFGVGFGVAVGVALSVAVGVAVGVAVGVVGGVAFSVGFGVAEGVAFDVGFSVAGGVAAGVAFSVAEGVTVGVTVGVAASVTVGVEAGVTVGVARGVAVGVALILGVLRVYFWLPELLWILILFFFSRIGEGVNCLRYLPPRFDELIILPLPLMDVMIVEAHKHNPTAAHQTINYLINSTNQQQVAARAISGIASDILNRCQTLRDIEEITNQLTWIPSPPPKEIGTVLPQFLDISQNVKASLEATSPYRQRELLNIPINALQRLKNSLAFEKNALVATMFGTIADRWLTILETARRTLEETAKQSKEIRQVYIAGNSLDPQTAKNRFKGRIDIFREIENLALAEQPPVLLLYGGRRTGKTSALKYLPYRTGSDIIPLLVDIQGTAATATTLKGFAEKFAEQLQEVARQLPQKIDFPNPNRDKLAEDPFPALQTWLAEIEKIIPNKRFLLCLDEFERLSELVTATNSRAPLNFIRHLLQHQNRWIVLFSGSHLLSELDDYWSDYLINTHAVRMSYLQESEARELILQPVEEFTNIYEESAVNRIIQLTRCQPYLVQLMCYQLVELLNQDIRENRREANTAKVTAQDVEKIIPTVLERGDQYFRELWTSLADSDRNLLRCLIRGETPTQQPKRVVPKLVQKEILTPEGDAFQVPLVEKSIEQFLEDE; translated from the coding sequence ATGAGCAACACACCCACAGCATCAGGCTTTTGGACTTATGTGGCTGAATGTGTACGCCTGTTGTATTGGATATACTTTAAGCCTTTTACCTTTGAACGCTGGTTACGCGATATCCATCCAGAACTGAAGCCGAGAGACAACCCCTTTGCAAAACGATCTGAGTTTCGTACTAACCCCCGTTTGCGTCGTTATGCTGAGCAAGTTTCGTGGCTAACTGCGGTAGTTCCAGTGCTTGTTGTATTGTTAATTGCACCAATTTACACTCTAACTAGTGGTGAATCATTTCATTGGTTCGTAAGCTGCACTTTTTTGGTGGGTTGGTTAATTGGACGGTTTCTAGAGCGTGGTGGCAATAAAAATAGACAAGTTATTATCTTTGCTGCTGCCCTTACTATGGTGTTGGTAACTCAATTTTTATCAGGTGTTGCGTTCGACGTGGCGTTCGGCGTGGGGTTCGGCGTGGTGGTAGGCGTAGCGGTAGGCATGGCGTTCGGCGTGGGGTTCGGCGTGGCGGTAGGCGTGGCGTTGAGCGTGGCGGTAGGCGTGGCGGTAGGCGTGGCGGTAGGCGTGGTGGGAGGCGTGGCGTTCAGCGTGGGGTTCGGCGTGGCGGAAGGCGTGGCATTCGACGTGGGGTTCAGCGTGGCGGGAGGCGTGGCGGCAGGCGTGGCGTTCAGCGTGGCGGAAGGCGTGACGGTAGGCGTGACGGTAGGCGTGGCGGCAAGCGTGACGGTAGGCGTGGAGGCAGGCGTGACGGTAGGCGTGGCGAGAGGTGTGGCGGTAGGCGTGGCGTTGATTCTTGGTGTGTTGCGAGTTTACTTTTGGTTGCCAGAATTGCTATGGATACTCATACTATTCTTTTTTTCTCGCATTGGGGAAGGGGTGAATTGTTTAAGATACTTGCCTCCCCGCTTTGATGAACTAATTATTTTGCCTCTCCCTTTGATGGATGTAATGATTGTAGAGGCTCATAAACACAACCCAACTGCTGCCCATCAAACTATTAATTATCTCATCAATTCTACCAACCAGCAACAAGTTGCAGCACGAGCAATTTCTGGTATTGCTAGTGATATTCTGAATCGTTGTCAAACTTTAAGAGATATTGAAGAGATTACCAATCAACTAACTTGGATTCCTTCACCACCACCAAAAGAAATTGGCACTGTCTTACCTCAATTTTTGGATATTAGCCAAAATGTAAAAGCATCGCTGGAAGCAACTTCACCTTATCGTCAACGTGAGTTATTGAACATTCCCATCAATGCATTGCAACGACTGAAAAATAGTCTAGCTTTTGAGAAAAATGCTTTGGTGGCTACGATGTTTGGCACCATAGCCGATCGCTGGCTGACAATTCTAGAGACAGCAAGGCGTACTTTAGAGGAAACAGCAAAGCAATCAAAAGAAATTCGCCAAGTTTATATTGCTGGTAATTCACTAGATCCACAAACAGCAAAGAATCGCTTCAAAGGACGAATTGATATATTTCGAGAAATCGAAAATTTGGCACTTGCTGAACAACCGCCAGTATTGTTACTTTATGGCGGGCGAAGAACTGGGAAAACCTCAGCCCTGAAATATCTACCGTACAGGACAGGCTCAGATATTATACCTTTGTTAGTGGATATACAAGGAACAGCAGCAACAGCTACAACTTTAAAGGGATTTGCAGAAAAGTTCGCCGAACAACTTCAGGAAGTTGCACGGCAATTACCACAAAAAATTGACTTCCCCAACCCAAATAGAGATAAACTTGCTGAAGATCCATTTCCAGCACTGCAAACTTGGCTAGCAGAAATAGAAAAGATTATACCTAATAAGCGTTTTCTCCTATGTTTGGATGAATTTGAGCGGTTGAGTGAACTAGTGACAGCCACAAATAGCCGTGCGCCACTCAACTTTATTCGTCATCTGCTGCAACATCAAAACCGATGGATTGTGCTGTTCAGTGGTTCACACCTATTATCTGAACTTGATGATTATTGGAGTGACTATTTAATTAATACCCATGCTGTGCGGATGAGTTACCTGCAAGAGTCTGAAGCCCGTGAATTGATTTTACAACCTGTGGAGGAATTCACGAATATCTATGAAGAATCTGCGGTAAATAGGATTATTCAACTGACTCGCTGTCAACCTTATCTCGTGCAATTAATGTGCTACCAGTTGGTGGAGTTGCTGAACCAGGATATTAGAGAAAATAGGCGAGAAGCGAATACTGCAAAAGTGACTGCACAGGATGTTGAAAAGATTATTCCTACTGTACTAGAGCGGGGCGATCAGTATTTTCGGGAATTATGGACAAGTTTAGCAGATAGCGATCGCAATTTACTTCGCTGTCTCATCCGAGGCGAAACTCCCACACAGCAACCCAAACGTGTTGTCCCCAAACTGGTGCAAAAAGAAATTTTAACTCCAGAAGGTGACGCTTTTCAAGTGCCTTTGGTGGAAAAATCTATAGAACAGTTTCTAGAAGATGAGTAA
- a CDS encoding site-specific integrase, whose translation MTNSAKTPSGKARKGQVAVRPDSGSIKACFPRNYCCDGKQIKLATSINPDDWEATASKLQRRLQLELEEGKLDDGHGNFNAGRYQEILQEYGLKGNLRIVKSAVASSSDDQVPPKPQLSLMEVWDMYCEYRKRELRESVYVKDYQGRYKSFLQSAIKATKSEDALKIRNWLVENRNHQDVKKLLSNLSEAYQMGMRNRLLTHNPYDGMAEGMQKVGAKGKTQKELEADNDVLDKSKAYTWNEAQIILDYTRENYPHWYNFLKFKFHTGCRSGEVSALMWCDVDWNKQLVYIRRTYDRVTKKFYPLKNDRTYKGGEKRDFPMPKDGELWNVLKSIPQGEDNDIVFKSKTGRVISHDAFGYTWRGLSYQGITKNKGIIPELIKQGKLTKYLSPYNTRHTFITHAIFDLGIDEKYVAKWCGHAIDVSNKHYQDVALFASRINPEVPMSQQVQQQSKIELLEEQMREQQELIAKLQAQLDNQKQ comes from the coding sequence ATGACAAACAGCGCAAAAACTCCATCAGGTAAGGCTAGAAAGGGTCAAGTAGCAGTACGTCCTGATTCAGGCAGTATCAAGGCTTGCTTTCCCCGTAACTACTGCTGTGACGGTAAGCAGATAAAGTTAGCTACCTCTATCAACCCTGATGACTGGGAAGCTACAGCGTCAAAGCTACAGCGGCGACTTCAGCTTGAGCTAGAAGAGGGGAAGCTAGACGACGGACACGGGAACTTTAACGCGGGTCGTTATCAGGAAATTCTCCAGGAGTACGGATTAAAAGGAAACCTGAGAATAGTTAAGAGTGCCGTAGCTTCATCATCTGATGACCAAGTACCGCCTAAGCCTCAGTTATCCCTGATGGAAGTGTGGGATATGTATTGCGAGTACAGGAAGAGAGAATTAAGAGAGAGTGTCTACGTAAAAGACTACCAGGGAAGATATAAAAGTTTTCTACAATCAGCAATTAAAGCTACCAAGTCAGAGGATGCTTTAAAAATTAGAAATTGGTTAGTAGAAAATAGAAATCATCAAGATGTTAAAAAACTACTATCAAACCTCTCTGAAGCTTATCAAATGGGAATGAGAAATAGACTATTAACTCATAATCCTTATGATGGTATGGCTGAGGGAATGCAAAAAGTGGGAGCCAAAGGGAAGACACAAAAGGAATTAGAAGCCGATAACGATGTGCTTGACAAATCAAAAGCTTATACCTGGAATGAGGCACAAATAATACTTGATTACACTAGAGAAAATTATCCTCATTGGTATAACTTTCTCAAGTTTAAATTCCATACTGGTTGTAGAAGTGGTGAAGTCTCTGCTTTAATGTGGTGTGATGTTGATTGGAATAAACAACTAGTTTATATTCGTAGAACATACGATAGAGTTACCAAGAAATTCTATCCATTAAAAAATGACAGAACTTACAAGGGAGGAGAGAAACGTGATTTTCCAATGCCTAAAGATGGGGAATTATGGAATGTTTTAAAATCAATTCCTCAAGGCGAAGATAATGATATTGTTTTTAAATCTAAAACGGGACGGGTAATTTCTCATGATGCTTTTGGTTATACTTGGAGGGGATTATCATATCAAGGGATAACAAAAAATAAAGGCATAATTCCAGAATTGATAAAACAAGGTAAACTTACTAAGTATTTATCACCTTACAATACACGACACACTTTCATTACTCATGCAATATTTGATTTAGGAATTGATGAAAAATACGTAGCTAAATGGTGCGGTCATGCTATTGATGTGAGTAACAAGCATTATCAGGATGTAGCGTTATTCGCAAGTAGAATTAATCCAGAAGTGCCAATGAGTCAGCAAGTGCAACAACAATCAAAAATTGAATTACTGGAGGAACAAATGAGAGAACAGCAGGAATTAATAGCTAAATTGCAAGCACAATTAGACAACCAAAAGCAATAA
- a CDS encoding AAA family ATPase, with protein MSHASLPTNPFSTGGKIEDTRLFIGRTEELHAIAAGMQNVQPTNINIVGDKHIGKSWLLYYFFLTWEQRVSDRNRYIVVYLSLRNANCQTEAGFYQAVADALQSRLGALQFNLKNPLRTKPLNRQAFSNAIKQWKQQKVLPVLCLDDFDRLFRHAQEFDDGFYDNLRSLMEDNALMLVLASGKSLNVYGSEYRFVSSFFNIAHTVELKELTTDEAMQLTRLPISSVNNTPALSVDEQHQAQQWGKRHPHKLQLAGYYLWEARQQGKDIKWAKQKFAQQIADSQPQRKKLGWKSFLGWLWDIPLHLGRLATKIGGNWDDVQNRIIGMLILVVIGLGLVRVLPLPDVKQWLERIFNFVK; from the coding sequence ATGAGCCATGCTTCTTTGCCTACCAACCCTTTTTCAACTGGGGGGAAGATTGAAGACACCAGGCTATTTATCGGTCGTACAGAAGAATTACATGCGATCGCAGCTGGAATGCAGAATGTTCAGCCGACAAATATCAATATAGTTGGTGACAAGCACATTGGTAAATCTTGGTTGCTGTATTACTTCTTTCTCACCTGGGAACAGCGAGTATCAGACCGCAACCGTTATATAGTTGTTTATCTTTCACTGAGAAATGCCAATTGTCAAACTGAGGCGGGATTTTATCAAGCTGTAGCCGACGCTTTGCAAAGTCGCCTTGGTGCATTGCAATTCAATTTGAAAAATCCTTTGAGAACTAAACCGCTGAATCGTCAAGCATTCTCAAATGCTATCAAGCAATGGAAACAGCAGAAAGTTTTACCTGTTCTCTGTTTGGATGATTTTGACAGGCTTTTTAGACATGCCCAGGAATTTGATGACGGATTTTATGATAACTTGCGATCGCTCATGGAAGATAACGCCTTGATGTTGGTGCTAGCTTCCGGCAAAAGCTTGAATGTTTATGGTAGTGAGTATCGGTTTGTTTCTAGTTTCTTCAATATTGCTCACACTGTAGAACTCAAAGAATTAACCACTGATGAAGCTATGCAACTAACACGCTTGCCAATTAGCTCCGTCAATAATACACCAGCTTTGAGTGTAGATGAGCAACATCAGGCTCAACAGTGGGGTAAGCGTCATCCTCACAAGTTGCAATTGGCTGGTTACTATTTGTGGGAAGCACGTCAACAAGGAAAGGATATCAAGTGGGCTAAACAGAAGTTTGCCCAACAAATTGCTGATTCCCAGCCGCAAAGAAAGAAGCTTGGGTGGAAATCATTCCTTGGCTGGTTATGGGATATCCCATTGCATTTAGGTCGTTTAGCTACAAAGATTGGTGGGAATTGGGATGATGTGCAGAACAGAATTATCGGTATGTTAATTTTAGTTGTGATTGGCTTAGGTCTGGTACGTGTATTGCCTCTGCCTGATGTTAAGCAGTGGTTGGAAAGAATTTTTAATTTTGTGAAATAG
- a CDS encoding BlaI/MecI/CopY family transcriptional regulator has translation MAPLPDYRPKQLSVGPLEAEILNIIWELGSVTVKDVHDRILSDPNRELAYTSVTTVLRRLTEKGWLACDKQGRAFYWRPMLTQQQAQVIKAHEHLQRFLAVGNPDVVAAFADSLDEASSQQIEAIAKRIQAARQAREEQ, from the coding sequence ATGGCACCCTTACCCGACTATCGTCCTAAACAACTGTCTGTAGGCCCGTTGGAAGCAGAAATTTTAAATATTATCTGGGAACTGGGTTCAGTTACAGTCAAAGATGTACACGATCGCATTCTGTCTGACCCCAACCGCGAATTAGCTTATACTTCTGTGACTACAGTTTTACGTCGTCTCACTGAAAAAGGTTGGCTGGCCTGCGATAAACAAGGACGCGCATTCTATTGGCGACCAATGCTTACACAGCAGCAAGCGCAGGTAATCAAAGCGCACGAGCATTTACAGCGATTTCTAGCGGTAGGCAACCCCGATGTGGTTGCTGCCTTTGCAGATAGTCTAGATGAAGCCAGCAGCCAGCAAATAGAAGCGATCGCTAAACGTATTCAAGCTGCACGCCAAGCCAGGGAGGAACAATAA